In the genome of Corythoichthys intestinalis isolate RoL2023-P3 chromosome 19, ASM3026506v1, whole genome shotgun sequence, one region contains:
- the znf513a gene encoding zinc finger protein 513a translates to MPRKKQQHPQPVKLDSKTVVAAQNAGNLTFHTDFLLEHDLQFTDPYHDGNILGLEKFSEVAAEIGFSVYPLCDEDSSDGSGSMASETETSHGSTPDHGREDEGRAGRSEPPFPPYLQCRGCGQLRDDPLGAALEPAGAYCSRCRKASRDAGPGADLAFGSPAGADEDKNKLHSCHLCGFSSRYANHVKRHMKTHNGEKPFNCPVCSYASAQLVNLQRHLRIHTGEKPYKCESCAFACSSLGNLKRHQRMHAPAGVEAHSGPAQGHLGLRPPAGSSLKRHDAGAHTASEEEDEAAKEVAAASAHLTLAAQNADYLSAFESLKSASPPSAPPVARRPSLFPFTCRLCGAPLEDEDGSSAQICAKCTLEMLTKDSSSSPSSPGGVGDKVYTCAACPFLTHYPNHLARHMKTHSGEKPYKCPQCDYASAHFDNLKRHHRVHTGEKPYKCHLCEYACGNLANLKRHQRVHSGAKPFVCAVCNYSCNQSMNLKRHMLRHTGEKPYKCQECGYTTGHWDNYKRHQKKHGHATDGWVKAPAGPRDDKGGARKEAAAVAEMAYMAREGAQTLQHPNWKLEMV, encoded by the exons ATGCCAAGGAAAAAACAGCAGCATCCACAGCCAGTCAAGT TGGATTCAAAAACTGTTGTAGCCGCCCAAAACGCAGGAAACCTCACCTTCCACACGGACTTCCTTCTGGAACACGACCTTCAATTTACCGATCCTTATCACGACGGCAACATTCTTGGCCTGGAAAAATTCTCAG AGGTAGCTGCTGAGATCGGTTTCTCCGTGTACCCTCTGTGTGATGAGGACAGCTCCGACGGCAGCGGCAGCATGGCTAGCGAAACGGAAACCTCCCACGGCAGCACCCCTGACCACGGGCGCGAGGACGAAGGCAGGGCGGGCCGCTCCGAGCCGCCCTTCCCGCCCTACCTGCAGTGCCGGGGCTGCGGCCAGCTGCGCGACGACCCGCTGGGCGCGGCGCTAGAGCCGGCCGGAGCCTATTGCTCACGCTGCCGCAAGGCGTCGCGGGACGCCGGCCCCGGCGCGGACTTGGCCTTCGGGAGCCCGGCCGGGGCGGACGAGGACAAGAACAAACTGCATTCGTGCCACCTGTGCGGCTTTTCGTCGCGCTACGCCAACCACGTCAAGCGGCACATGAAGACGCACAACGGCGAGAAGCCCTTCAACTGCCCCGTGTGCTCGTACGCCTCGGCGCAGCTGGTCAACCTGCAGCGCCACCTGCGCATACACACTGGCGAGAAGCCATATAAGTGCGAGAGCTGCGCCTTCGCCTGCAGCTCCTTGGGGAACCTCAAGAGGCACCAGCGCATGCACGCGCCCGCCGGCGTCGAGGCCCACTCTGGACCCGCGCAAGGACACCTCGGCCTCAGGCCCCCCGCCGGCAGCAGCCTCAAGAGGCACGATGCCGGTGCCCACACAGCTAGTGAAGAAGAAGACGAAGCTGCCAAAG aGGTGGCGGCAGCTTCCGCCCACCTGACCCTGGCCGCGCAAAACGCCGACTACCTCTCCGCCTTCGAGAGTCTGAAATCGGCCTCGCCTCCGTCGGCGCCCCCCGTGGCCCGCCGCCCTTCGCTATTCCCCTTCACCTGCCGCTTGTGCGGCGCGCCGCTGGAAGACGAAGACGGCTCGTCGGCGCAAATCTGCGCCAAGTGCACGCTGGAAATGCTGACCAAGGACTCGTCGTCCTCGCCGAGCAGCCCCGGCGGCGTCGGCGACAAAGTGTACACTTGCGCCGCCTGCCCCTTCCTCACGCACTACCCCAACCACTTGGCGCGCCACATGAAAACGCACAGCGGCGAGAAGCCCTACAAGTGCCCGCAGTGCGACTACGCCTCGGCGCACTTCGACAACCTGAAACGGCACCACCGCGTGCACACGGGCGAGAAGCCTTACAAGTGCCACCTGTGCGAGTACGCCTGCGGTAACCTGGCCAACCTCAAGCGGCACCAGCGCGTGCACTCGGGCGCCAAGCCCTTCGTCTGCGCCGTCTGCAACTACAGCTGCAATCAGAGCATGAACCTCAAGCGCCACATGTTGAGGCACACCGGAGAGAAGCCCTACAAGTGCCAAGAGTGCGGCTACACCACCGGACACTGGGATAACTACAAGCGGCACCAGAAGAAACACGGACACGCCACCGACGGCTGGGTCAAGGCGCCCGCCGGCCCCCGGGACGATAAAGGCGGGGCCAGGAAAGAAGCGGCGGCCGTCGCCGAAATGGCTTACATGGCCAGAGAGGGCGCTCAGACTTTACAGCACCCTAACTGGAAACTGGAAATGGTCTAA